The Vicia villosa cultivar HV-30 ecotype Madison, WI linkage group LG1, Vvil1.0, whole genome shotgun sequence genome includes a region encoding these proteins:
- the LOC131604187 gene encoding early nodulin-93-like: protein MAERNVAANSSLEKTSLAYLDQRMAMAKRCSHQGVMAGAKAAVVATIATAIPTLASVRMLPWARANLNHTAQALIISTVAGAAYFIVADKTILATARKNSFNRPSNA, encoded by the exons ATGGCAGAGAGAAATGTTGCTGCTAATTCTTCTCTTGAGAAAACTAGTTTGGCTTATCTAGATCAGAGGATGGCCATGGCCAAACGCTGTTCTCATC AAGGTGTGATGGCTGGAGCTAAGGCAGCTGTTGTTGCTACTATTGCCACTGCCATTCCAACT CTGGCTAGTGTTAGAATGTTACCTTGGGCAAGAGCAAACCTTAATCACACTGCACAAGCTCTCATTATTTCAACAG TTGCTGGAGCAGCATATTTCATAGTAGCTGACAAGACCATCTTGGCAACTGCAAGAAAAAACTCCTTCAACCGACCCTCCAATGCATGA